The Methanobrevibacter sp. genome window below encodes:
- the fwdF gene encoding tungsten-dependent formylmethanofuran dehydrogenase subunit FwdF, which translates to MIRNLKEVKDNNFDITRSAEEVRNLSFNDHVCLGCGICESTCPVEAITLNAIAVDARHRLSNDIYFSGHEKIAQNFKDDFDVQRISIDESKCVLCGMCSGLCPVDALVLTIDGTPIKEIDAYPHYNAFSEIDDDECIYCKRCEIACPRDAIVIERVLPDRANLVTGEISVDDSECIYCGVCEELCPAEAIVVDKETGKESIVINKDACVYCLVCKKACPTNAIKAVCRSCSYGEYDLDPAKAVVKGNSIIDSELCVFCGWCEGVCPTDAAKHKKPFEGSIEVDDDKCQACGACVDICGCNALAFPVSSGPGSRMEHVIANNDYCVKCKACAKACPNGAITVKRTEIDHTPINSTTWKEALDAIKD; encoded by the coding sequence ATGATTAGAAATTTAAAAGAGGTTAAAGACAACAACTTTGACATCACAAGATCTGCTGAAGAAGTTAGAAACTTGTCTTTCAATGACCACGTATGTTTAGGATGTGGAATTTGTGAATCTACTTGTCCTGTTGAAGCGATTACTTTAAACGCAATTGCTGTAGATGCACGTCACAGATTATCCAATGACATCTACTTCAGTGGTCACGAAAAAATCGCTCAAAACTTTAAAGATGATTTTGATGTTCAAAGAATAAGCATTGACGAAAGTAAATGTGTATTATGTGGTATGTGCAGCGGATTATGTCCTGTTGATGCATTAGTATTAACTATTGACGGCACTCCAATCAAAGAAATTGATGCATATCCTCATTACAACGCTTTCTCAGAAATCGATGATGATGAATGTATTTACTGTAAAAGATGTGAAATCGCATGTCCTCGTGATGCAATTGTCATTGAAAGAGTATTACCGGACCGTGCAAATTTAGTAACTGGTGAAATCAGTGTCGATGACAGCGAATGTATTTACTGTGGAGTATGTGAAGAATTATGTCCTGCAGAAGCTATTGTCGTAGATAAAGAAACTGGTAAAGAATCTATTGTTATTAATAAAGATGCTTGTGTATACTGTTTAGTATGTAAAAAAGCTTGTCCTACCAACGCAATTAAAGCAGTATGTAGATCATGTAGTTACGGAGAGTATGATTTAGACCCTGCTAAAGCTGTTGTTAAAGGAAACTCTATTATTGATTCTGAACTTTGTGTATTCTGTGGCTGGTGTGAAGGAGTATGTCCTACTGACGCAGCAAAACACAAAAAACCGTTTGAAGGTTCAATTGAAGTTGACGATGATAAATGTCAAGCTTGTGGAGCTTGTGTTGATATTTGTGGTTGTAATGCTTTAGCATTCCCAGTATCTTCTGGTCCAGGTTCTAGAATGGAACATGTTATTGCTAATAATGATTACTGTGTAAAATGTAAAGCATGTGCAAAAGCATGTCCTAACGGTGCAATTACTGTAAAAAGAACTGAAATCGATCACACACCTATTAACTCAACTACATGGAAAGAAGCTTTAGATGCTATTAAAGATTAG
- a CDS encoding formylmethanofuran dehydrogenase subunit B, which yields MTYEPPVTDYDYIVENCTCAFCGCNCDDLDYLVKDNHVVAVRHACRLGASKIMEDMDQRLLVPMVRDENGELKEVDWDTALDTAAEYIANSIRPVFYGWSETSTECMKEGVALGEYIGAVLDNQATICHGPSLQAVQNAGYPIQTLGEVQNRADVIAYSGSNAMNSHPRHMARYAVFCRGYFRQRGRFDRTVITMDPKFSDTAKCSDKWIGFEQNGDYGFYNAIRAVLRGKELYQDVISGIPKEDIYELAEEMKNAEFGVLFFGLGLTHTLSKQRNIDIAIKMVQDLNKYSKWGLTPMRGHFNVNGFNIFMAFECGFAFGVDYCRGYPRYMLGETNTIDLLVRKEPDCFMVIAADPGAHFPNGANQHLADIPVIQIDIHWGPSTELADVVLPGSFIAVECAGTSYRMDGVPIYMKKAIDKPETCRDDEWIVRELKERVMKLREEPNVAPKYVPNPNAL from the coding sequence ATGACTTATGAACCACCTGTAACTGATTATGATTACATTGTTGAAAATTGTACCTGTGCATTCTGTGGTTGTAACTGTGACGATTTAGATTACTTAGTAAAAGATAATCACGTAGTAGCAGTTAGACACGCATGCAGATTAGGAGCAAGTAAAATTATGGAAGATATGGATCAAAGATTACTTGTTCCAATGGTTAGGGATGAAAACGGAGAACTCAAAGAAGTAGATTGGGACACCGCTTTAGATACAGCTGCTGAATATATTGCAAATTCCATCAGACCTGTATTCTACGGTTGGTCTGAAACCTCTACTGAATGTATGAAAGAAGGAGTAGCATTAGGTGAATACATCGGTGCAGTATTAGATAACCAAGCTACTATCTGTCACGGTCCTTCTCTCCAAGCTGTGCAAAACGCAGGTTACCCTATTCAAACCTTAGGGGAAGTTCAAAACAGAGCAGACGTTATTGCTTACTCTGGAAGTAACGCTATGAACTCTCACCCAAGACACATGGCAAGATACGCTGTATTCTGCCGTGGATACTTCAGACAAAGAGGAAGATTCGACAGAACTGTTATTACAATGGATCCAAAATTCTCCGATACAGCAAAATGTTCAGACAAATGGATTGGATTTGAACAAAACGGAGACTACGGTTTCTACAATGCTATTAGAGCAGTTCTCAGAGGAAAAGAATTATACCAAGACGTAATTTCCGGTATTCCTAAAGAAGACATTTACGAATTAGCAGAAGAAATGAAAAACGCTGAATTTGGTGTTCTCTTCTTCGGTTTAGGTTTAACCCACACTTTATCAAAACAAAGAAACATTGATATTGCTATTAAAATGGTACAAGACTTAAACAAATACAGTAAATGGGGTCTTACTCCAATGAGAGGTCACTTTAACGTAAACGGATTCAACATTTTCATGGCATTCGAATGTGGATTTGCTTTCGGTGTTGACTACTGTAGAGGTTACCCAAGATATATGTTAGGTGAAACCAACACAATCGACTTACTCGTAAGAAAAGAACCAGATTGTTTCATGGTTATTGCAGCTGACCCAGGTGCTCACTTCCCTAACGGAGCTAACCAACACTTGGCTGATATTCCTGTTATTCAAATCGATATCCACTGGGGTCCATCAACTGAACTCGCTGATGTAGTATTACCAGGTTCATTCATCGCTGTAGAATGTGCTGGTACCAGTTATCGTATGGATGGAGTTCCTATCTACATGAAAAAAGCTATCGACAAACCAGAAACCTGTCGTGACGACGAATGGATTGTCCGTGAATTGAAAGAAAGAGTAATGAAACTCAGAGAAGAGCCAAACGTAGCTCCAAAATATGTGCCAAATCCAAACGCACTATAA
- a CDS encoding ferredoxin family protein — protein sequence MELKVNQDNCLGCGICVIACPVNAAISPENAGGNGAKTEEVIMMVENGFIKLFSPEKCEECGTCQMFCPVNAIWLE from the coding sequence ATGGAACTTAAAGTAAATCAAGATAATTGTTTAGGATGCGGGATTTGTGTAATTGCATGTCCTGTTAACGCTGCTATCAGTCCAGAAAACGCTGGTGGTAATGGTGCTAAGACTGAAGAAGTTATTATGATGGTAGAAAACGGATTTATTAAACTTTTCAGTCCAGAAAAATGTGAAGAATGTGGAACATGTCAAATGTTTTGCCCAGTAAATGCTATATGGTTAGAATAG
- a CDS encoding molybdopterin dinucleotide binding domain-containing protein, producing the protein MHYANTYLEKPVVPDVKITGEGTTDVLKCMLNTGSDIYQGACKKRGSTLKEEYKNASGTCYMDPRDMAKLGVNNWDTVLVKTDFGEVVVNCAVSRDAPHEGTVFICKGPWANTIVSHDTYCCSDPTYKGIKCTVEKTDRKVLLMADLMRWVYKKYVDEEDDDVVENMESLGELPVYHGRKWEELIDHDL; encoded by the coding sequence ATGCATTACGCTAACACTTACTTAGAAAAACCTGTAGTACCTGATGTAAAAATCACTGGTGAAGGAACAACCGATGTTTTAAAATGTATGTTAAACACTGGTTCAGACATCTACCAAGGTGCTTGTAAAAAAAGAGGATCCACCTTAAAAGAAGAATACAAAAACGCTTCCGGTACTTGTTACATGGATCCTAGAGATATGGCAAAATTAGGTGTAAACAACTGGGATACTGTACTTGTAAAAACTGATTTTGGTGAAGTAGTAGTAAACTGCGCAGTATCAAGAGATGCACCTCACGAAGGAACTGTATTCATTTGTAAAGGACCATGGGCTAACACTATTGTAAGTCACGACACTTACTGCTGTTCTGACCCTACCTACAAAGGAATCAAATGTACTGTCGAAAAAACCGACAGAAAAGTATTACTCATGGCAGACTTAATGAGATGGGTATACAAAAAATACGTTGATGAAGAAGATGACGATGTTGTAGAAAACATGGAATCTTTAGGTGAATTACCTGTTTATCACGGACGTAAATGGGAGGAGTTGATTGACCATGACTTATGA